Proteins found in one Candidatus Cloacimonas sp. genomic segment:
- a CDS encoding FN3 associated domain-containing protein, with protein MKKLFFLFTLTILVMGMAWAQTAFTATYTFTGAAGNVQSFEYNGTPYDGISMGTIDKVGVTTSSSNGNFRATGWPTGATNGSNTFTGSVDSGKYIGFTIYAASGYKFTVSTITFGIGRSGTGTRQCQWRGSYDSYGTLLSNYTTLNTGLSNSSGVLTNPDDNLSWTGNILTLGSDYANITTNCGFRLYLYNSEATGGTAGLQGPITITGTFELSGGNPTVATPIISPSTNTYYSAFDASISCATEGATIYYTTNGSDPDNTSTLYTVPINITETTTLKAIAYAEGYDPSSIASAVYKFPEIVTDIATLRSKPVGSNVYRLTGEAILTFQQSISSHPKWVQDATAAIYIYDTAGKITTAYNMGDGITGLLGTLSNYNSLLEFVPVADPGPASSTGNIIAPVERTLASLTSADQSKLIKVYNVTLGATGNFTTGAQNITVTQGATSLTLRTLTSTDYNGQPIPQTPQNITCLVGQFNADIQISPRFLADFEDAYDIPEGSPVTIGSDVVEITGGGANIVTGEIPPVNNDAFVASSNFILDLLGAGPWHIEIQTTALWGAYYFESAWHSVAANGDGKIIFDIPNAKGVQVPIVLGEQDPTLPVELSSFTAVLTSDMYVRINWIAESETNHSGYNILRAATKNLATAQKINAQLIDDGIETGTQINYTYTDFETYSNMVYYYWLESVSLDGISNFYGPLTITIGDPTQEPNPPTIPMVTKLLNAYPNPFNPNTNIRYSLKDAGKVKIDIYNMKGQVINSLTAEHDSPGFYQIAWDGCDANGKPVSSGIYMYKMISGNYISAKKMILAK; from the coding sequence ATGAAAAAGCTATTTTTCTTATTTACACTAACCATACTGGTTATGGGTATGGCTTGGGCACAAACTGCATTTACTGCTACTTATACTTTTACTGGTGCGGCTGGTAATGTACAAAGTTTTGAGTACAATGGAACTCCTTACGATGGGATTTCTATGGGAACTATTGATAAAGTAGGTGTTACGACTTCTTCAAGTAATGGAAACTTTAGAGCTACAGGTTGGCCAACTGGTGCTACAAATGGTAGTAACACTTTTACAGGTTCTGTTGATTCTGGCAAGTATATTGGTTTCACTATTTATGCAGCATCTGGTTATAAATTTACTGTTTCAACGATTACATTTGGAATTGGCAGAAGTGGAACAGGAACCAGACAATGCCAGTGGAGAGGTAGTTATGATAGTTATGGTACCCTATTGAGTAATTACACAACTTTGAATACAGGTTTAAGCAATTCTTCTGGTGTATTAACAAATCCTGACGATAATTTATCTTGGACAGGAAATATTTTAACACTTGGTTCTGATTATGCAAATATTACCACCAATTGTGGTTTTAGATTATATCTATATAATTCTGAAGCTACCGGTGGCACTGCTGGTTTACAAGGACCAATAACTATTACTGGAACTTTTGAATTATCAGGTGGAAACCCTACAGTTGCAACTCCTATAATTTCTCCTTCCACAAATACTTACTATTCTGCATTTGATGCTTCAATTTCTTGTGCAACAGAGGGAGCAACTATATATTATACTACCAATGGTTCTGATCCAGATAATACATCTACTTTATACACTGTCCCTATTAATATTACTGAAACCACAACCTTAAAAGCAATTGCCTATGCCGAAGGTTATGATCCCAGTTCTATTGCTTCTGCGGTTTATAAATTTCCTGAGATAGTTACTGATATTGCCACTTTGAGAAGTAAACCTGTTGGTTCTAATGTTTATCGTTTAACTGGCGAAGCGATTCTTACTTTTCAGCAGAGTATATCCTCTCATCCCAAATGGGTTCAAGATGCAACAGCCGCTATCTATATTTATGACACTGCTGGAAAAATAACGACTGCTTATAATATGGGAGATGGAATAACTGGTTTACTGGGAACTCTTTCTAATTACAACAGTTTACTGGAATTTGTTCCTGTGGCTGATCCCGGACCTGCGTCCTCAACCGGAAATATTATTGCTCCAGTAGAAAGAACACTTGCCAGTTTAACCAGTGCAGATCAATCTAAACTGATAAAAGTGTATAATGTTACTTTAGGAGCTACAGGTAATTTTACTACGGGTGCCCAAAATATTACTGTTACGCAAGGTGCAACATCTTTAACTTTAAGAACATTAACTTCTACTGACTATAACGGACAACCAATTCCTCAAACTCCTCAAAATATAACTTGTTTAGTAGGACAATTTAATGCCGATATTCAAATTTCACCCCGTTTTCTGGCTGATTTTGAAGATGCATACGATATCCCGGAAGGCAGCCCTGTAACCATCGGTTCAGATGTAGTAGAAATCACGGGTGGTGGTGCCAATATAGTTACGGGTGAAATTCCTCCAGTAAATAATGATGCTTTTGTTGCCTCAAGCAATTTTATTCTGGATCTTCTGGGTGCTGGACCTTGGCACATTGAAATTCAAACCACTGCCTTATGGGGAGCATATTATTTTGAAAGTGCATGGCATTCCGTTGCTGCTAATGGTGATGGAAAAATAATTTTTGATATCCCGAACGCAAAAGGGGTTCAAGTTCCGATTGTTTTAGGTGAGCAGGATCCCACTCTGCCTGTGGAATTGAGCAGTTTTACTGCAGTTTTAACTTCCGATATGTATGTTCGAATTAATTGGATTGCTGAATCCGAAACTAATCATTCTGGTTATAACATTTTGCGTGCCGCAACGAAAAACCTTGCTACCGCTCAAAAAATAAATGCCCAATTAATCGATGATGGTATTGAAACAGGAACCCAGATAAATTATACTTACACCGATTTTGAGACCTATTCCAATATGGTATATTATTATTGGCTGGAAAGCGTTTCTTTGGATGGAATCAGCAATTTTTACGGACCTTTGACCATTACCATTGGCGATCCAACTCAGGAACCCAATCCTCCAACCATACCAATGGTCACAAAATTGCTAAATGCCTATCCCAATCCTTTCAATCCCAATACAAATATCCGTTATTCATTAAAGGATGCAGGCAAGGTTAAAATCGATATCTACAATATGAAAGGCCAAGTGATAAATTCTTTAACTGCAGAACACGATTCTCCCGGCTTTTATCAAATTGCTTGGGATGGTTGTGATGCAAACGGAAAACCAGTTTCCAGCGGTATCTATATGTATAAAATGATAAGTGGAAACTATATTAGCGCCAAAAAGATGATTTTGGCAAAATAA